Proteins encoded together in one Benincasa hispida cultivar B227 chromosome 1, ASM972705v1, whole genome shotgun sequence window:
- the LOC120071258 gene encoding vesicle transport protein GOT1-like, with the protein MVSFEMNDRKKIGLGLTGFGIFFSFLGIVFFFDKGLLAMGNILFFSGVTLTIGLKSTMQFFMKRQNFKGTISFGLGFFFVIIGWPIFGMILEAYGFVVLFSGFWPTLAVFLQKIPVLGWLFQQPYVRSFFDKYRGRRVPV; encoded by the exons ATGGTTTCCTTCGAAATGAATGACCGCAAGA AGATTGGGCTAGGACTTACAGGATTTGGGATATTTTTCTCATTCCTGGGAATTGTCTTCTTCTTTGACAAGGGGTTACTTGCTATGGGAAAT ATCCTGTTCTTCTCAGGAGTAACTCTCACCATTGGACTCAAGTCAACCATGCAATTCTTTATGAAACGTCAAAATTTTAAG GGGACAATTTCTTTTGGTTTAGGGTTCTTCTTTGTTATCATAGGATGGCCAATTTTTGGCATGATATTGGAAGCATATGGTTTCGTTGTCCTTTTCAG TGGCTTCTGGCCAACATTGGCAGTCTTTCTTCAGAAAATTCCTGTTCTTGGATGGTTATTCCAGCAACCATATGTCAGATCG